The window CCGGTCACCAGCAGGTCTATGCCCATCTCGTGCACGTCGATGGGCACGATGCCGCTTCCGTGGAAGTCGTCGATCAACACGAGTGCGCCACGTTCGTGCGCGGTTTCGACGATCGGCTGCATGTCCATGATCCACGAGGACTGGAACAGGACTCGGTTCGTGTTCACGAGCGCCGTCTGCTCGTCGATCCGCGCGACGACGTCTTCGCTCTCGATCCGGATGCCATCGGGCGACCCGACGACGTCCAGCTTCGCCCCCGCCCTCTCCTGAGCGAGCCACACGTAGTGGTTCGTCGGGAAGTCCATCTCGGACAGGACGATCTTCGGCCGCGCCTGCAGGTCGAGACAGGTCGCGATCGCCGACAGGCCCGCGGACACAGAGGGGATGATCGCCACCTCGTCCTCGTCCGCGCCGATCAGGCGCGAGAACAGCGACCGGCACTGCTGGAGCTTGGGGAGGCCGTGGTCGAACCACAGCTCCTCCGGCCCGTAGCGCTGCCACAGGTCGAGGTGCTCCTCCGCGAGCGAGCGACTCCGGCGTGAGAGGGGGCCGAGCGAGGCGGATATGAGATAGGTGCGCTCGGCGAGCACGGGGAACTCGTCTCGATAAGACGCCAGCTCCGGCATCCGCCGAGAGTAGTGCAGCGGCGTGCGGGGGCATCGACGGCTTACTCGCCGGTCCGAGCCCGGAAGCTGCCCCGATCAAGACGTGGCCTAGCGTGCCTGAGGCGCCGGCCGGCGGGTTGACAGGTTTGTTGAAGCTGTTAGCTTTTGTGACCTTTTGTAGCTAAGGAGGAAACGTGAGGCTACGGCGCTACCGAGGCCGCCACCTGCGGCCCCAGCCGAAGAAGACCGGCCCCGTGGTGCTGGCCGCGGCCGCGTCCATGTCGGTTGCGACTCCCGCCATGGCGGGCACCTACACCGTCCGTAGAGGCGACACGCTTTCGGAGATCGCGGCACGGCACGGGACCTCAGTGGCCCGTCTTGCGCGGATGAACGATCTGTCGGATGCGGACCTGATCGTGGCGGGGCAGCGCCTGCGCGTGCCCGGACGCGGCGGAGGTGGGGGAGGTGCAGCGAGGAGGCACACGGTCCGCTCTGGTGAGACGCTGTCGGAGATCGCCGCCCGCTACGGCACCTCTGCCGCGCGCCTGGCTCGGGCGAACGACATCAAGAACCCCAACCTCATCGTCGTGGGGCAACGGCTTCGGATCCCCGCCGGGGGTTCGTCTGGTGGCGGTGCGAAAGTGTCCGGGTCGGTATCGGTGCCAGCAGGCTCTATAGCGGCGTCGCTGCACAACCAGGCTGTCGCTCACGGCGTCGATCCCGCCCTGGTGAAGGCGGTCGCGTGGCAGGAGAGTGGCTGGCAGCAAGACGTCCGCTCCAGCGCCGGAGCCGTCGGTGTGATGCAGGTCATGCCGGGGACCGCGCGATACGTCAAGCGGTCTCTCGGCCACCCGGGCCTCAACTTCCGGCGGGCCGACGACAACGTCCACCTGGGGGTCGTCTACCTGCGACACATGCTGCAGACCACGCGCACGAGGAGAAGGGCGCTCGCCGCCTACTACTCCGGACCTGGCAACCTCCGGCGGAAGCTCGCGGGCTACCAGAAGGCGTACGTCCGGAGCGTTCTCGCGCTGCGTCACCGCTTCAGATAGGCCGTCCTCTCCCGAAGTTACAAGCGCGTCCTTTAGGCTCGACCGATGGGCGCCGACGGCGGGCGGGCCTCGGATCAGCTGGTCATCAGGGGAGCCCGCGAGCACAACCTCAAAGACGTGAGCCTCGAACTCCCCCGCGACGCGCTCGTCGTCTTCACCGGGATCTCGGGCTCCGGAAAGTCCTCTCTCGCGTTCGACACGATCTACGCTGAGGGACAGCGCCGTTACGTCGAATCCCTGTCCGCGTACGCCCGGCAGTTCTTGGGGCAGATGGACAAGCCCGACGTCGACTTCATCGAGGGACTGTCGCCGGCGATCTCGATCGATCAGAAATCGGCGTCGAGGAACCCGCGTTCCACGGTCGGCACCATCACAGAGATCTACGACTACCTCCGTTTGCTCTACGCCCGGATCGGGCGCCCCCACTGCCACAACTGCGGTCGTGCCATCGCCCGTCAGACGCCGGAGCAGATCGTCGACCAGGTGCTCGGGCTCCCTGACGGCACCCGCTTCCAGGTGCTGGCGCCGATGGTGCGCGGCCGCAAGGGCGAGTTCACCTCGATGTTCGAGGACCTCTCCCGCCGCGGGTTCGTGCGCGCCCGGATCGACGGCGAGGTCAAGGAGTTGTCCGAGAAGATCCGGCTCGACCGGTACTTCCAGCACGACATCGACGTCGTCGTCGACCGTCTCGTCATCAGAGAGGGCATCGGCAGCCGCCTCACCGACTCGATCGAGACGGCCCTGAAGCTGGCGGAGGGGACCGCGGCGATCGAGCTCGTCGATGATGCCGCCGAAGACATCCTGTTCAGCCAGCACTTCGCCTGCAACTTCTGCGGCATCAGCTTCGACGAGCTCGCCCCCAGGAACTTCTCGTTCAACTCGCCGTACGGCGCCTGCGACCACTGCGACGGGTTGGGAACGCACCTCGAGGTCGACCCGGAGCTCGTGATCCCGAACCCGGACCTGTCGATCGACGAGGGCGCGATCGCACCGTGGTCGGGACGCAGCCTCGAGTACTTCGACCGGCTGCTGGACAGCGCGGGCAAGACCTTCAAGTTCAAGACCGATGTCCCCTTCAGGAAGCTCCCGAAGAAGGCGCGGGACATCATCCTCTATGGAAGCGAGGACCAGCAGGTCCACGTCCGGTACCGCAACAGGTTCAACCGCATCCGCTCCTACTGGACGAACTTCGAGGG of the Actinomycetota bacterium genome contains:
- a CDS encoding aminotransferase class V-fold PLP-dependent enzyme, which encodes MPELASYRDEFPVLAERTYLISASLGPLSRRSRSLAEEHLDLWQRYGPEELWFDHGLPKLQQCRSLFSRLIGADEDEVAIIPSVSAGLSAIATCLDLQARPKIVLSEMDFPTNHYVWLAQERAGAKLDVVGSPDGIRIESEDVVARIDEQTALVNTNRVLFQSSWIMDMQPIVETAHERGALVLIDDFHGSGIVPIDVHEMGIDLLVTGALKWLCGGQGIAFLYCRKGLIDQLHPRVVGWFGTKDPFDFDRSELRLRDDAGRFETGTYALPQAFTAAGGLEIILEVGVPVIRARNQELSRHVLAAADDAGLDVLSPRDDTRRGGLVRIRIPGGRTEAERVLHELFRRDVVLDSRNDTLRISAHFFNDESDIDRCFAELKAVLGR
- a CDS encoding LysM peptidoglycan-binding domain-containing protein produces the protein MRLRRYRGRHLRPQPKKTGPVVLAAAASMSVATPAMAGTYTVRRGDTLSEIAARHGTSVARLARMNDLSDADLIVAGQRLRVPGRGGGGGGAARRHTVRSGETLSEIAARYGTSAARLARANDIKNPNLIVVGQRLRIPAGGSSGGGAKVSGSVSVPAGSIAASLHNQAVAHGVDPALVKAVAWQESGWQQDVRSSAGAVGVMQVMPGTARYVKRSLGHPGLNFRRADDNVHLGVVYLRHMLQTTRTRRRALAAYYSGPGNLRRKLAGYQKAYVRSVLALRHRFR